A genomic region of Ictidomys tridecemlineatus isolate mIctTri1 chromosome 10, mIctTri1.hap1, whole genome shotgun sequence contains the following coding sequences:
- the Mlst8 gene encoding target of rapamycin complex subunit LST8 isoform X2: MGNNCFLGVSAPVLWSRPLPLPSPWSRPEDSSISLRSSPASIDLLLLPSPAWTTVECGVRVSCTMNTSPGTVGSDPVILATAGYDHTVRFWQAHSGICTRTVQHQDSVNALEITPDRSMIAAAVQPVSLGYQHIRMYDLNSNNPNPIISYDGVNKNIASVGFHEDGRWMYTGGEDCTARIWDLRSRNLQCQRIFQVNAPINCVCLHPNQAELIVGDQSGAIHIWDLKTDHNEQLIPEPEVSITSAHIDPDASYMAAVNSTGNCYVWNLTGGIGDEVTQLIPKTKIPAHTRYALQCRFSPDSTLLATCSADQTCKIWRTSNFSLMTELSIKSSNPGESSRGWMWGCAFSGDSQYIVTASSDNLARLWCVETGEIKREYGGHQKAVVCLAFNDSVLG, from the exons ATGGGGAACAACT GTTTTCTTGGAGTCTCCGCCCCAGTACTTTGGTCTCGTCCTCTCCCCCTACCGAGCCCATGGTCTCGCCCTGAAGATTCATCGATATCTCTACGCTCCTCCCCGGCCTCTATCGACTTGCTCCTGCTCCCCTCACCGGCCTGGACTACGGTAGAATGCGGAGTGCGTGTAAG CTGCACCATGAACACATCCCCAGGCACAGTGGGCAGTGACCCGGTCATTTTGGCTACCGCGGGCTATGACCACACTGTGCGGTTCTGGCAGGCCCACAGTGGAATCTGCACTCGTACTGTGCAGCACCAGGACTCT GTGAATGCATTGGAGATCACCCCAGATCGCAGCATGATTGCTGCTGCAG TTCAGCCTGTGTCCCTAGGTTACCAGCACATCCGCATGTATGATCTCAACTCCAATAACCCCAATCCCATCATCAGCTATGACGGAGTAAATAAGAACATAGCATCTGTGGGCTTTCATGAGGACGGCCGCTGGATGTACACAGGCGGGGAGGACTGCACAGCCCGAATCTGGGATCTCAG GTCTCGGAACCTGCAGTGTCAGCGGATCTTCCAGGTGAATGCACCCATTAACTGTGTGTGCCTGCACCCCAACCAG GCAGAGCTCATCGTGGGTGACCAGAGCGGTGCTATCCACATCTGGGATCTGAAAACAGATCACAATGAGCAGCTGATCCCTGAACCTGAGGTCTCCATCACATCTGCCCACATTGACCCTGATGCTAGCTACATGGCAGCAGTCAATAGCACT GGAAACTGTTATGTCTGGAATCTGACAGGGGGCATTGGTGATGAAGTGACCCAGCTCATCCCCAAGACCAAGATACCAGCTCATACACGCTATGCCCTGCAGTGCCGCTTCAGCCCTGATTCCAC GCTCCTTGCCACCTGCTCAGCTGACCAGACATGCAAGATTTGGAGGACATCCAACTTCTCCCTGATGACAGAGCTCAGCATCAAGAGCAGCAATCCTGGGGAGTCATCTCGAGGTTGGATGTGGGGCTGTGCCTTCTCAGGGGACTCTCAGTACATTGTTACAG CTTCCTCTGACAACCTGGCCCGGCTCTGGTGTGTGGAGACTGGAGAGATTAAGAGAGAGTATGGTGGCCACCAGAAAGCTGTCGTCTGTTTGGCGTTCAATGACAGTGTACTTGGCTAG
- the Mlst8 gene encoding target of rapamycin complex subunit LST8 isoform X1 gives MGNNCFLGVSAPVLWSRPLPLPSPWSRPEDSSISLRSSPASIDLLLLPSPAWTTVECGVRVSCTMNTSPGTVGSDPVILATAGYDHTVRFWQAHSGICTRTVQHQDSQVNALEITPDRSMIAAAVQPVSLGYQHIRMYDLNSNNPNPIISYDGVNKNIASVGFHEDGRWMYTGGEDCTARIWDLRSRNLQCQRIFQVNAPINCVCLHPNQAELIVGDQSGAIHIWDLKTDHNEQLIPEPEVSITSAHIDPDASYMAAVNSTGNCYVWNLTGGIGDEVTQLIPKTKIPAHTRYALQCRFSPDSTLLATCSADQTCKIWRTSNFSLMTELSIKSSNPGESSRGWMWGCAFSGDSQYIVTASSDNLARLWCVETGEIKREYGGHQKAVVCLAFNDSVLG, from the exons ATGGGGAACAACT GTTTTCTTGGAGTCTCCGCCCCAGTACTTTGGTCTCGTCCTCTCCCCCTACCGAGCCCATGGTCTCGCCCTGAAGATTCATCGATATCTCTACGCTCCTCCCCGGCCTCTATCGACTTGCTCCTGCTCCCCTCACCGGCCTGGACTACGGTAGAATGCGGAGTGCGTGTAAG CTGCACCATGAACACATCCCCAGGCACAGTGGGCAGTGACCCGGTCATTTTGGCTACCGCGGGCTATGACCACACTGTGCGGTTCTGGCAGGCCCACAGTGGAATCTGCACTCGTACTGTGCAGCACCAGGACTCT CAGGTGAATGCATTGGAGATCACCCCAGATCGCAGCATGATTGCTGCTGCAG TTCAGCCTGTGTCCCTAGGTTACCAGCACATCCGCATGTATGATCTCAACTCCAATAACCCCAATCCCATCATCAGCTATGACGGAGTAAATAAGAACATAGCATCTGTGGGCTTTCATGAGGACGGCCGCTGGATGTACACAGGCGGGGAGGACTGCACAGCCCGAATCTGGGATCTCAG GTCTCGGAACCTGCAGTGTCAGCGGATCTTCCAGGTGAATGCACCCATTAACTGTGTGTGCCTGCACCCCAACCAG GCAGAGCTCATCGTGGGTGACCAGAGCGGTGCTATCCACATCTGGGATCTGAAAACAGATCACAATGAGCAGCTGATCCCTGAACCTGAGGTCTCCATCACATCTGCCCACATTGACCCTGATGCTAGCTACATGGCAGCAGTCAATAGCACT GGAAACTGTTATGTCTGGAATCTGACAGGGGGCATTGGTGATGAAGTGACCCAGCTCATCCCCAAGACCAAGATACCAGCTCATACACGCTATGCCCTGCAGTGCCGCTTCAGCCCTGATTCCAC GCTCCTTGCCACCTGCTCAGCTGACCAGACATGCAAGATTTGGAGGACATCCAACTTCTCCCTGATGACAGAGCTCAGCATCAAGAGCAGCAATCCTGGGGAGTCATCTCGAGGTTGGATGTGGGGCTGTGCCTTCTCAGGGGACTCTCAGTACATTGTTACAG CTTCCTCTGACAACCTGGCCCGGCTCTGGTGTGTGGAGACTGGAGAGATTAAGAGAGAGTATGGTGGCCACCAGAAAGCTGTCGTCTGTTTGGCGTTCAATGACAGTGTACTTGGCTAG
- the Mlst8 gene encoding target of rapamycin complex subunit LST8 isoform X3: MGNNCFLGVSAPVLWSRPLPLPSPWSRPEDSSISLRSSPASIDLLLLPSPAWTTVECGVRVSCTMNTSPGTVGSDPVILATAGYDHTVRFWQAHSGICTRTVQHQDSQVNALEITPDRSMIAAAGYQHIRMYDLNSNNPNPIISYDGVNKNIASVGFHEDGRWMYTGGEDCTARIWDLRSRNLQCQRIFQVNAPINCVCLHPNQAELIVGDQSGAIHIWDLKTDHNEQLIPEPEVSITSAHIDPDASYMAAVNSTGNCYVWNLTGGIGDEVTQLIPKTKIPAHTRYALQCRFSPDSTLLATCSADQTCKIWRTSNFSLMTELSIKSSNPGESSRGWMWGCAFSGDSQYIVTASSDNLARLWCVETGEIKREYGGHQKAVVCLAFNDSVLG, translated from the exons ATGGGGAACAACT GTTTTCTTGGAGTCTCCGCCCCAGTACTTTGGTCTCGTCCTCTCCCCCTACCGAGCCCATGGTCTCGCCCTGAAGATTCATCGATATCTCTACGCTCCTCCCCGGCCTCTATCGACTTGCTCCTGCTCCCCTCACCGGCCTGGACTACGGTAGAATGCGGAGTGCGTGTAAG CTGCACCATGAACACATCCCCAGGCACAGTGGGCAGTGACCCGGTCATTTTGGCTACCGCGGGCTATGACCACACTGTGCGGTTCTGGCAGGCCCACAGTGGAATCTGCACTCGTACTGTGCAGCACCAGGACTCT CAGGTGAATGCATTGGAGATCACCCCAGATCGCAGCATGATTGCTGCTGCAG GTTACCAGCACATCCGCATGTATGATCTCAACTCCAATAACCCCAATCCCATCATCAGCTATGACGGAGTAAATAAGAACATAGCATCTGTGGGCTTTCATGAGGACGGCCGCTGGATGTACACAGGCGGGGAGGACTGCACAGCCCGAATCTGGGATCTCAG GTCTCGGAACCTGCAGTGTCAGCGGATCTTCCAGGTGAATGCACCCATTAACTGTGTGTGCCTGCACCCCAACCAG GCAGAGCTCATCGTGGGTGACCAGAGCGGTGCTATCCACATCTGGGATCTGAAAACAGATCACAATGAGCAGCTGATCCCTGAACCTGAGGTCTCCATCACATCTGCCCACATTGACCCTGATGCTAGCTACATGGCAGCAGTCAATAGCACT GGAAACTGTTATGTCTGGAATCTGACAGGGGGCATTGGTGATGAAGTGACCCAGCTCATCCCCAAGACCAAGATACCAGCTCATACACGCTATGCCCTGCAGTGCCGCTTCAGCCCTGATTCCAC GCTCCTTGCCACCTGCTCAGCTGACCAGACATGCAAGATTTGGAGGACATCCAACTTCTCCCTGATGACAGAGCTCAGCATCAAGAGCAGCAATCCTGGGGAGTCATCTCGAGGTTGGATGTGGGGCTGTGCCTTCTCAGGGGACTCTCAGTACATTGTTACAG CTTCCTCTGACAACCTGGCCCGGCTCTGGTGTGTGGAGACTGGAGAGATTAAGAGAGAGTATGGTGGCCACCAGAAAGCTGTCGTCTGTTTGGCGTTCAATGACAGTGTACTTGGCTAG
- the Mlst8 gene encoding target of rapamycin complex subunit LST8 isoform X4: MGNNCFLGVSAPVLWSRPLPLPSPWSRPEDSSISLRSSPASIDLLLLPSPAWTTVECGVRVSCTMNTSPGTVGSDPVILATAGYDHTVRFWQAHSGICTRTVQHQDSVNALEITPDRSMIAAAGYQHIRMYDLNSNNPNPIISYDGVNKNIASVGFHEDGRWMYTGGEDCTARIWDLRSRNLQCQRIFQVNAPINCVCLHPNQAELIVGDQSGAIHIWDLKTDHNEQLIPEPEVSITSAHIDPDASYMAAVNSTGNCYVWNLTGGIGDEVTQLIPKTKIPAHTRYALQCRFSPDSTLLATCSADQTCKIWRTSNFSLMTELSIKSSNPGESSRGWMWGCAFSGDSQYIVTASSDNLARLWCVETGEIKREYGGHQKAVVCLAFNDSVLG; this comes from the exons ATGGGGAACAACT GTTTTCTTGGAGTCTCCGCCCCAGTACTTTGGTCTCGTCCTCTCCCCCTACCGAGCCCATGGTCTCGCCCTGAAGATTCATCGATATCTCTACGCTCCTCCCCGGCCTCTATCGACTTGCTCCTGCTCCCCTCACCGGCCTGGACTACGGTAGAATGCGGAGTGCGTGTAAG CTGCACCATGAACACATCCCCAGGCACAGTGGGCAGTGACCCGGTCATTTTGGCTACCGCGGGCTATGACCACACTGTGCGGTTCTGGCAGGCCCACAGTGGAATCTGCACTCGTACTGTGCAGCACCAGGACTCT GTGAATGCATTGGAGATCACCCCAGATCGCAGCATGATTGCTGCTGCAG GTTACCAGCACATCCGCATGTATGATCTCAACTCCAATAACCCCAATCCCATCATCAGCTATGACGGAGTAAATAAGAACATAGCATCTGTGGGCTTTCATGAGGACGGCCGCTGGATGTACACAGGCGGGGAGGACTGCACAGCCCGAATCTGGGATCTCAG GTCTCGGAACCTGCAGTGTCAGCGGATCTTCCAGGTGAATGCACCCATTAACTGTGTGTGCCTGCACCCCAACCAG GCAGAGCTCATCGTGGGTGACCAGAGCGGTGCTATCCACATCTGGGATCTGAAAACAGATCACAATGAGCAGCTGATCCCTGAACCTGAGGTCTCCATCACATCTGCCCACATTGACCCTGATGCTAGCTACATGGCAGCAGTCAATAGCACT GGAAACTGTTATGTCTGGAATCTGACAGGGGGCATTGGTGATGAAGTGACCCAGCTCATCCCCAAGACCAAGATACCAGCTCATACACGCTATGCCCTGCAGTGCCGCTTCAGCCCTGATTCCAC GCTCCTTGCCACCTGCTCAGCTGACCAGACATGCAAGATTTGGAGGACATCCAACTTCTCCCTGATGACAGAGCTCAGCATCAAGAGCAGCAATCCTGGGGAGTCATCTCGAGGTTGGATGTGGGGCTGTGCCTTCTCAGGGGACTCTCAGTACATTGTTACAG CTTCCTCTGACAACCTGGCCCGGCTCTGGTGTGTGGAGACTGGAGAGATTAAGAGAGAGTATGGTGGCCACCAGAAAGCTGTCGTCTGTTTGGCGTTCAATGACAGTGTACTTGGCTAG
- the Pgp gene encoding glycerol-3-phosphate phosphatase has protein sequence MAKAEAGGDDARCVLLSAERAQALLADVDTLLFDCDGVLWRGETAVPGAPETLRALRARGKRLGFITNNSSKTRAAYAEKLQRLGFGGPAGPGAGLEVFGTAYCTALYLRQRLAGAPAPKAYVLGSPALAAELEAVGVASVGVGPEPLRGDSPADWLAEPLEADVGAVVVGFDPHFSYMKLTKAVRYLQQPGCLLVGTNMDNRLPLEKGHFIAGTGCLVRAVEMAAQRQADIIGKPSRFIFDCVSQEYGINPERTVMVGDRLDTDILLGVTCGLKTILTLTGVSTLEDVKSNQESDCMSKKKMVPDFYVDSIADLLPALQG, from the exons ATGGCGAAGGCGGAGGCCGGCGGCGACGACGCCCGCTGCGTACTGCTGAGCGCCGAGCGGGCCCAGGCGCTGCTGGCCGACGTGGACACGCTGCTGTTCGACTGCGACGGCGTGCTGTGGCGCGGTGAGACCGCCGTGCCTGGCGCGCCCGAGACCCTGAGGGCGCTGCGGGCCCGCGGCAAGCGCCTGGGCTTCATCACCAACAACAGCAGCAAGACGCGCGCGGCCTACGCCGAGAAGCTGCAGCGTCTGGGCTTCGGAGGTCCGGCGGGGCCCGGCGCGGGCCTGGAGGTCTTCGGCACGGCCTACTGCACCGCGCTCTACCTGCGCCAGCGCTTGGCCGGCGCGCCGGCCCCGAAGGCCTACGTGCTGGGCAGCCCGGCCCTGGCAGCGGAGCTGGAGGCCGTGGGCGTCGCCAGCGTGGGCGTGGGGCCCGAGCCACTGCGGGGCGACAGCCCAGCCGACTGGCTAGCAGAGCCGCTGGAAGCGGACGTGGGCGCTGTGGTGGTGGGCTTCGACCCGCACTTCAGCTACATGAAGCTCACCAAGGCTGTGCGCTATCTGCAGCAGCCGGGCTGCCTGCTTGTGGGCACCAACATGGACAACCGGCTACCCCTGGAGAAAGGCCACTTCATCGCGG GTACCGGCTGTCTGGTTCGAGCGGTGGAGATGGCCGCCCAACGTCAGGCCGACATCATTGGGAAGCCCAGCCGCTTCATCTTCGACTGCGTGTCCCAGGAGTACGGCATCAACCCGGAACGCACCGTCATGGTGGGGGACCGTCTGGACACAGACATCCTCCTGGGCGTCACCTGTGGCTTGAAGACCATCCTGACCCTGACTGGAGTCTCTACACTCGAGGATGTGAAGAGTAATCAGGAAAGTGACTGCATGTCTAAGAAGAAAATGGTCCCTGACTTCTATGTTGACAGCATAGCCGACCTCTTGCCCGCCCTTCAAGGTTAA
- the Mlst8 gene encoding target of rapamycin complex subunit LST8 isoform X5, with protein sequence MNTSPGTVGSDPVILATAGYDHTVRFWQAHSGICTRTVQHQDSQVNALEITPDRSMIAAAVQPVSLGYQHIRMYDLNSNNPNPIISYDGVNKNIASVGFHEDGRWMYTGGEDCTARIWDLRSRNLQCQRIFQVNAPINCVCLHPNQAELIVGDQSGAIHIWDLKTDHNEQLIPEPEVSITSAHIDPDASYMAAVNSTGNCYVWNLTGGIGDEVTQLIPKTKIPAHTRYALQCRFSPDSTLLATCSADQTCKIWRTSNFSLMTELSIKSSNPGESSRGWMWGCAFSGDSQYIVTASSDNLARLWCVETGEIKREYGGHQKAVVCLAFNDSVLG encoded by the exons ATGAACACATCCCCAGGCACAGTGGGCAGTGACCCGGTCATTTTGGCTACCGCGGGCTATGACCACACTGTGCGGTTCTGGCAGGCCCACAGTGGAATCTGCACTCGTACTGTGCAGCACCAGGACTCT CAGGTGAATGCATTGGAGATCACCCCAGATCGCAGCATGATTGCTGCTGCAG TTCAGCCTGTGTCCCTAGGTTACCAGCACATCCGCATGTATGATCTCAACTCCAATAACCCCAATCCCATCATCAGCTATGACGGAGTAAATAAGAACATAGCATCTGTGGGCTTTCATGAGGACGGCCGCTGGATGTACACAGGCGGGGAGGACTGCACAGCCCGAATCTGGGATCTCAG GTCTCGGAACCTGCAGTGTCAGCGGATCTTCCAGGTGAATGCACCCATTAACTGTGTGTGCCTGCACCCCAACCAG GCAGAGCTCATCGTGGGTGACCAGAGCGGTGCTATCCACATCTGGGATCTGAAAACAGATCACAATGAGCAGCTGATCCCTGAACCTGAGGTCTCCATCACATCTGCCCACATTGACCCTGATGCTAGCTACATGGCAGCAGTCAATAGCACT GGAAACTGTTATGTCTGGAATCTGACAGGGGGCATTGGTGATGAAGTGACCCAGCTCATCCCCAAGACCAAGATACCAGCTCATACACGCTATGCCCTGCAGTGCCGCTTCAGCCCTGATTCCAC GCTCCTTGCCACCTGCTCAGCTGACCAGACATGCAAGATTTGGAGGACATCCAACTTCTCCCTGATGACAGAGCTCAGCATCAAGAGCAGCAATCCTGGGGAGTCATCTCGAGGTTGGATGTGGGGCTGTGCCTTCTCAGGGGACTCTCAGTACATTGTTACAG CTTCCTCTGACAACCTGGCCCGGCTCTGGTGTGTGGAGACTGGAGAGATTAAGAGAGAGTATGGTGGCCACCAGAAAGCTGTCGTCTGTTTGGCGTTCAATGACAGTGTACTTGGCTAG
- the Bricd5 gene encoding BRICHOS domain-containing protein 5, which produces MEQGSSHTESPRPGPAEVKTKPCHWGWRAASLLLLLLALATAGAVAGGLLGFAHSPSKPLLQMLRLTFPSPQVPWSNQTTIVDVAQNMATIIVTPPQSNRSWAVLFDGQSGCICYRPAEHQACFLRLMEARDRETLQLLMNTSRAQGSLSQGHDTHHAQELLAVLGRHTVDPAQVGASVQHLCAKTPIYWARQAEGELGQDVWKGCVAPAEQSTELRRSALEIHESPSHPGPQRQRLIYLCIDICFPSNICVSVCFYYLPD; this is translated from the exons ATGGAGCAAGGAAGCAGCCACACGGAgagccccaggcctgggcctgCAGAG GTGAAGACCAAGCCCTGCCACTGGGGTTGGAGAGCTGCAAGCCTGCTGTTACTGCTGCTGGCACTGGCTACTGCAGGGGCTGTGGCCGGAGGGCTTCTTGGGTTTGCTCATAGCCCTTCCAAG CCATTGCTGCAGATGCTCCGGCTGACCTTCCCAAGCCCCCAAGTCCCCTGGTCCAATCAAACCACCATCGTGGACGTGGCCCAGAATATGGCAACCATTATAGTGACTCCACCTCAGAGCAACCGCAGCTGGGCAGTGCTGTTCGACGGGCAGAGC GGCTGCATCTGTTACCGTCCTGCAGAGCACCAGGCCTGCTTTCTCCGCCTGATGGAGGCCCGAGATCGGGAAACCCTGCAGCTGCTGATGAACACCTCCAGG GCCCAAGGGTCCCTCAGCCAAGGTCATGACACCCACCATGCCCAGGAGCTGCTGGCAGTACTTGGGAGACACACTGTGGATCCTGCCCAGGTGGGGGCTTCAGTGCAGCACCTTTGTGCAAAGACCCCCATCTACTGGGCCCGTCAAGCTGAGGGTGAGTTGGGGCAGGATGTGTGGAAGGGCTGTGTGGCTCCTGCAGAACAATCTACAGAACTACGTAGGAGTGCTTTGGAAATTCATGAGTCTCCCTCCCACCCAGGGCCCCAGAGGCAGCGGCTGATCTATCTCTGCATTGACATCTGCTTCCCAAGCAacatctgtgtgtctgtctgctTTTATTACCTCCCAGACTAA